A stretch of the Chlamydia pecorum E58 genome encodes the following:
- the sdhA gene encoding succinate dehydrogenase flavoprotein subunit, with product MGNRRVIVVGGGLAGLAAAIQLADRGVLVELVSLTKVKRSHSVCAQGGINAALNLKSEEEDSPYIHAYDTIKGGDFLADQPPVLEMCLTAPRIIRMLANFGCPFNRSASGDLDVRRFGGTLYHRTVFCGASTGQQLMYTLDEQVRRRESAGKIIKRENHEFLRLVTNAEGRACGIILMNLFNNRLEVLKGDAVIVATGGPGVIFKMSTNSTFCTGAANGRLFLQGMTYANPEFIQIHPTAIPGRDKLRLISESVRGEGGRVWVPGDASKKILFPDGSERPCGKSGEPWYFLEEMYPAYGNLVSRDVGARAILQVCEAGLGVDGKMEVFLDVTHLPKETLHKLEVVLDIYKKFTGDDPVTTPMRIFPAVHYSMGGAWVDWPAADDPDREGRFRQMTNLPGCFNCGESDFQYHGANRLGANSLLSCIFAGLVAGDEAARYIEVFGPALGSSRVYEEALHIEKEENAKILSRKGKENIFVLHEEIAAIMVRNVTVKRNNHDLQKTLEHLKEFRERLSRVSVHDSSKFANKSFHFIRQMRPMLELSLAITKGALLRNEFRGSHYKPEFPKRDDEHWLKTTLASYHPEEPEITYCPVDTRHVAPSLRDYTKSSTGKIVLDNLPKNIRLPI from the coding sequence ATGGGAAATCGTAGAGTTATTGTTGTCGGTGGAGGATTGGCAGGGTTGGCTGCAGCAATTCAGCTGGCAGATCGTGGTGTTCTTGTAGAGCTTGTTTCTCTCACAAAAGTAAAGCGTTCCCATTCTGTGTGTGCTCAGGGAGGGATTAACGCAGCACTCAATCTCAAGTCAGAAGAGGAAGACTCTCCCTATATACATGCTTACGATACAATAAAAGGAGGGGATTTCCTTGCAGATCAACCTCCTGTTTTGGAGATGTGCCTCACAGCTCCAAGGATTATCCGCATGTTGGCGAACTTTGGCTGTCCCTTTAATCGTAGTGCTTCTGGGGATTTAGATGTCCGTAGGTTTGGAGGGACTTTATATCACCGTACAGTCTTTTGTGGTGCCTCTACGGGCCAGCAGCTGATGTATACCTTAGATGAACAAGTGCGCAGGAGAGAAAGTGCAGGGAAAATCATAAAAAGAGAAAACCATGAGTTTCTTCGTCTTGTGACTAATGCCGAGGGAAGGGCTTGTGGGATCATCTTGATGAACCTGTTTAACAACCGCTTAGAGGTGCTTAAGGGAGACGCTGTGATTGTTGCTACAGGAGGACCTGGAGTTATCTTTAAGATGTCTACGAACTCCACGTTTTGTACAGGTGCAGCGAACGGGAGGCTCTTTTTACAAGGCATGACTTATGCAAACCCTGAGTTTATTCAGATTCATCCTACAGCTATCCCTGGTCGGGATAAGCTTCGGTTAATCTCTGAGTCGGTTCGTGGAGAAGGAGGGCGCGTGTGGGTCCCTGGAGATGCTTCTAAGAAGATCCTCTTCCCTGATGGCTCAGAAAGACCATGTGGAAAGAGTGGAGAGCCTTGGTATTTCCTTGAGGAGATGTATCCAGCTTATGGGAACCTCGTCAGTAGAGACGTTGGAGCACGGGCGATTTTGCAAGTTTGCGAGGCCGGATTAGGCGTGGATGGCAAAATGGAGGTCTTTTTGGATGTGACGCATTTGCCTAAAGAAACTCTGCACAAACTAGAAGTCGTTTTAGATATTTATAAGAAGTTTACAGGTGACGATCCCGTCACAACTCCTATGAGGATTTTCCCTGCGGTACATTATTCGATGGGAGGGGCTTGGGTAGATTGGCCTGCTGCTGATGATCCTGATCGAGAAGGGCGGTTCCGACAGATGACTAATCTCCCAGGTTGTTTTAACTGTGGGGAGTCTGATTTCCAATATCATGGAGCGAATCGTCTAGGGGCGAATTCTTTATTATCATGTATTTTTGCTGGGCTTGTTGCTGGAGATGAAGCTGCACGCTATATAGAGGTGTTTGGTCCTGCTTTAGGGAGCTCTAGAGTATATGAAGAGGCTTTACATATAGAGAAAGAAGAAAATGCCAAGATCCTTTCGAGAAAAGGAAAGGAAAATATCTTTGTATTACACGAGGAAATTGCCGCTATAATGGTGCGGAACGTGACAGTAAAGCGTAATAACCATGATCTTCAAAAAACTTTAGAGCATCTTAAGGAGTTTCGTGAGAGGCTTTCTCGTGTTTCTGTTCATGACTCTTCGAAGTTTGCAAACAAGTCTTTTCATTTCATCCGTCAGATGCGGCCGATGTTAGAGCTTTCTTTAGCGATTACCAAGGGAGCTCTCTTGCGTAATGAATTTCGAGGTTCCCATTATAAGCCGGAGTTCCCTAAGCGTGATGATGAACATTGGCTAAAAACGACCTTAGCGTCTTATCATCCTGAAGAGCCTGAGATTACCTATTGTCCAGTGGATACACGCCATGTCGCTCCCTCTTTGAGGGACTACACTAAATCTTCAACAGGAAAGATTGTTTTAGACAACCTTCCCAAAAACATTCGCCTGCCCATATAA
- a CDS encoding succinate dehydrogenase cytochrome b558 subunit, protein MSHKKESSYEDLPSWSYYLPFILRCVHSLSGLAFTLFLCEHLLTNQLAASYWGWGKGFIAMVDRFHTIPGLKVIEITCLALPFLCHAIIGIVYLLQGKSNSSRGDGSVPSLPFARNYAYTWQRVTAWIILFGLLFHIVHLRFVRYPLHIHTYGQSYYVVGIEPSHYSKVIQGTKDFFVLYEKDLPVPQIGKSDLSEQDLAMLPEGKVYLFTRSAGQAFLYVVRDSLSSFWMAALYTLLVLASAYHGFNGLWTLCCRWGVVVSFRAQLRLRYICYGMMVGVAALGVSVIWDLYRVM, encoded by the coding sequence ATGTCTCACAAAAAAGAGAGTTCTTACGAAGATCTTCCCTCGTGGTCGTATTATCTTCCGTTTATTTTGCGGTGTGTGCACTCACTTTCGGGATTGGCATTTACGTTATTTTTATGTGAACATCTTCTTACAAACCAGCTTGCAGCATCTTATTGGGGTTGGGGGAAAGGCTTTATCGCCATGGTGGATCGTTTCCATACCATCCCAGGACTGAAGGTTATCGAGATAACGTGTTTAGCGCTGCCCTTTCTTTGCCATGCCATTATTGGGATTGTCTATCTTTTACAGGGAAAGAGTAATTCTTCCAGAGGGGATGGGAGTGTCCCCTCCCTTCCTTTCGCAAGAAATTATGCTTATACCTGGCAACGAGTGACAGCATGGATCATCCTGTTCGGATTGCTTTTTCACATTGTGCATTTGCGTTTTGTGCGCTACCCTCTGCATATTCATACTTATGGGCAGTCATACTATGTTGTAGGCATAGAGCCCTCACACTATTCTAAAGTCATTCAGGGCACGAAAGATTTTTTCGTATTGTATGAAAAAGATCTTCCTGTGCCCCAAATAGGTAAGAGTGATCTTTCAGAGCAAGATCTTGCTATGCTTCCCGAAGGGAAGGTCTATCTGTTTACTCGTAGTGCGGGACAAGCATTTCTTTATGTTGTAAGGGACTCTTTAAGTTCCTTTTGGATGGCGGCTCTGTATACACTTTTAGTATTGGCGTCGGCATATCACGGCTTTAATGGTTTATGGACATTGTGTTGCCGCTGGGGAGTCGTGGTTTCTTTTCGGGCTCAGTTACGTCTGCGGTATATCTGTTATGGGATGATGGTAGGAGTCGCTGCTTTGGGAGTGAGTGTGATTTGGGACCTATATCGAGTGATGTGA
- a CDS encoding TatD family hydrolase: MSLTDAHTHLADEVFCDNIDDVLGRAQDSEVSLLVNVSSTVEELGRSFAYAEKFPNIRFFHVGGTPPQDAQEDIEAMVSYVRDLALGGKLAAVGEVGLDYSPRETDATIRRQHEVLRRYFEIALEARLPLVVHCRGAFRDFFQALDAYYINDPRALPGMLHCFTGSLEEAQELISRGWFISISGIVTFKNAQNLRDLVTQIPEEHLLIETDAPFLAPTPYRGKRNEPAYIVHTLQVLANLKGESEEELAAILRRNTLRFLQHT; this comes from the coding sequence ATGTCTTTAACTGATGCCCACACTCACCTTGCTGACGAGGTTTTTTGTGACAATATTGATGACGTCTTAGGTCGTGCTCAAGATTCTGAAGTGTCATTACTTGTGAACGTCTCCTCCACGGTTGAAGAGTTGGGAAGATCTTTTGCTTATGCAGAAAAGTTTCCCAATATACGCTTTTTCCATGTCGGTGGAACCCCTCCCCAGGATGCCCAGGAAGATATTGAAGCTATGGTGAGTTATGTCCGAGATCTTGCCCTCGGGGGAAAGCTCGCTGCTGTTGGCGAAGTAGGGTTAGATTATAGCCCAAGAGAGACCGATGCTACAATCCGTAGGCAACATGAGGTTCTCAGGAGGTATTTCGAAATTGCTTTAGAAGCTCGGCTTCCTTTGGTTGTACATTGTAGAGGGGCGTTTCGGGATTTCTTCCAAGCTTTAGATGCTTACTATATCAATGACCCTAGAGCGCTTCCTGGGATGCTGCATTGTTTCACAGGATCTTTGGAAGAAGCTCAGGAGTTAATATCTCGGGGATGGTTTATTTCAATAAGCGGAATAGTCACATTTAAAAATGCTCAAAATCTTCGGGATCTTGTTACACAGATTCCTGAAGAGCATTTGCTGATAGAAACTGACGCGCCGTTTTTGGCCCCCACACCGTATCGGGGAAAAAGAAACGAGCCTGCATATATTGTGCATACTCTTCAGGTTCTTGCAAATCTTAAGGGGGAATCTGAAGAGGAACTAGCTGCGATTCTACGTAGGAATACCTTGCGTTTTTTGCAACATACGTAG
- a CDS encoding protein-disulfide reductase DsbD family protein produces the protein MNKIKTCFHTVLIALLFSFPVLSGKFSPLHAEEAHVENFSSEAELLSEVSHLAPGEKTLRVGVRITTSRGNHIYWKNPGDMGSPLSISWKLPEGFKVLEEHWPAPKVFEDNGMTFFGYEDSVLIVADVSVPEYLSVDEEIVLGAQVEWLACGRESCLPGFAELNLILPYKQGGAEVFPERSREFTETLFLQPRLIENQEAVRVARGKGNEIIVNLSEKLKEPTDRVWFISETEDLAFSLAKRMDSPKGGFAWKLASFPKLREIRGVLLFADSSGAPVESLEIRSEILTDEEGTSLWQFAALLAMALLGGVLLNVMPCVLPLVTLKVYGLIKSAGEQKSSVIAHGLWFTFGVVGCFWGLAGVAFLLKFLGHNIGWGFQLQEPMFVATLILIFFLFSLSSLGLFEVGTMFSNLGGKLHSSGMRSSSGSSASFFNGVLATLVTTPCTGPFLGSILGLVMSLSFLEQLLVFSSIGLGMAAPYLFFSIFPKMLSLLPKPGSWMHTFKQVTGFMLLGTVMWLLWIFGAETSTNAVVLLLVGLWLAGIGAWMFGQWGTPVSPRKQRTVISLVFLSSILGALTLSFAATRFSSSSTVVSEGWEQFSSQRLEELRSQGRAIFVNFTAKWCVTCQMNKPLLHSAGVRKMFEEQGVILLEADWTRKDPGITEELARLGRASVPSYVFYPKYGDPVVLPEKLSVQVLEKAVAGALLP, from the coding sequence TTGAATAAAATCAAAACGTGTTTTCATACAGTACTTATTGCGTTGCTTTTTTCCTTTCCAGTCCTTTCTGGGAAGTTCTCGCCTCTTCATGCTGAGGAGGCGCATGTAGAAAACTTCTCTTCTGAGGCGGAACTTCTTTCTGAAGTCTCGCATCTTGCTCCGGGGGAAAAGACGTTGCGCGTAGGGGTAAGGATCACAACGAGCAGAGGAAATCATATCTACTGGAAAAACCCTGGGGATATGGGGAGTCCTTTGAGCATTTCTTGGAAGCTGCCGGAAGGCTTTAAGGTTCTTGAGGAGCACTGGCCTGCTCCTAAGGTTTTCGAAGATAATGGCATGACCTTTTTTGGTTATGAAGATTCTGTTCTTATTGTTGCAGATGTATCTGTTCCGGAATATCTCTCTGTAGATGAGGAGATTGTTTTAGGGGCTCAGGTAGAGTGGCTTGCCTGTGGTAGGGAGAGTTGTCTTCCGGGATTTGCAGAGTTGAACTTGATCTTGCCTTATAAACAAGGGGGAGCAGAGGTTTTTCCTGAGAGGAGTCGGGAGTTTACAGAAACCTTGTTTTTGCAGCCGCGTCTTATAGAGAATCAGGAAGCGGTTCGTGTAGCTCGAGGAAAGGGAAATGAAATTATTGTGAATCTTTCTGAAAAGCTCAAAGAGCCTACAGATAGGGTATGGTTTATCTCAGAAACAGAAGACTTAGCGTTTTCTCTAGCAAAACGCATGGATTCTCCTAAAGGGGGCTTCGCGTGGAAATTGGCTTCTTTCCCGAAGCTCCGGGAGATTCGTGGGGTGTTACTATTTGCGGATTCTTCAGGAGCTCCTGTGGAGTCTTTAGAGATTCGTAGTGAGATCTTGACTGATGAAGAGGGGACTTCGTTATGGCAGTTTGCTGCGCTGCTTGCTATGGCGCTTCTTGGGGGAGTTCTTCTTAATGTGATGCCTTGTGTTCTTCCCTTGGTGACTTTAAAGGTTTATGGGTTAATCAAGTCTGCTGGGGAACAAAAGTCCTCGGTAATTGCTCATGGTTTGTGGTTTACGTTTGGGGTGGTTGGTTGCTTCTGGGGATTGGCGGGAGTGGCGTTTCTCTTAAAATTTTTGGGCCACAACATTGGCTGGGGATTTCAGCTTCAAGAGCCGATGTTTGTCGCAACATTGATTCTGATTTTTTTCCTCTTTTCCTTGAGTTCCCTTGGGTTGTTTGAAGTAGGAACAATGTTTTCTAACCTTGGAGGAAAACTGCATTCCTCGGGGATGCGCTCCTCTTCGGGCTCTTCGGCATCATTTTTTAATGGGGTGTTGGCAACTCTTGTCACGACTCCTTGTACGGGGCCGTTTTTAGGTTCAATTTTGGGATTGGTGATGTCGTTGTCTTTTCTTGAGCAGCTCTTGGTGTTTTCATCTATCGGCTTAGGCATGGCAGCACCTTATCTTTTCTTTTCGATTTTTCCTAAGATGCTTTCGCTATTACCAAAGCCGGGAAGTTGGATGCATACCTTTAAGCAAGTCACTGGCTTTATGCTTTTGGGGACAGTGATGTGGTTACTGTGGATATTTGGGGCAGAAACGAGCACGAATGCTGTTGTTCTTCTTTTGGTTGGGTTATGGTTGGCTGGCATTGGCGCATGGATGTTTGGACAATGGGGGACACCTGTAAGCCCTAGAAAACAAAGAACTGTGATCTCTTTAGTTTTTCTCTCTTCAATTTTGGGAGCATTAACTTTGAGCTTTGCAGCGACACGTTTTTCTTCCTCCTCAACTGTCGTAAGTGAAGGATGGGAGCAATTTTCTTCACAGCGGTTGGAGGAATTACGCAGTCAGGGGAGAGCTATCTTTGTAAACTTTACTGCAAAATGGTGTGTGACATGCCAAATGAACAAGCCTCTTTTGCACAGTGCAGGCGTACGCAAGATGTTCGAAGAGCAGGGGGTTATCTTATTAGAAGCCGATTGGACTCGTAAGGATCCAGGAATTACCGAGGAGCTTGCTCGTTTAGGCCGTGCGAGTGTCCCTTCTTATGTTTTTTATCCTAAGTATGGGGACCCTGTTGTTCTTCCTGAGAAGCTCTCTGTACAAGTGTTAGAAAAAGCTGTAGCGGGGGCTCTCCTTCCTTAA
- a CDS encoding MotA/TolQ/ExbB proton channel family protein codes for MLRLAQNPIIQAYREADIFGKGIFFSLLLLSLCTWTVLHQKLAIQKKFLKSGKNLKEFLIKNRHAPLSLDVTPEPSPFADLYFTIKRGTLELLDKNRQRAPDRGPVLAPEDISSLETLLGAVMPKYRALLHKNNFIPATTISLAPFLGLLGTVWGILVAFSQISSGNAGNSMLMEGLATALGTTIAGLFVAIPSLIMFNYLKAYSSQLISEIEQTAYLLLNSIEVKYRQNSL; via the coding sequence ATGTTACGACTTGCGCAAAACCCCATCATTCAGGCTTACAGGGAAGCCGATATCTTCGGTAAGGGAATTTTTTTTAGCCTCCTCCTTCTGTCCCTATGCACCTGGACAGTACTCCACCAAAAACTTGCCATACAAAAAAAATTTTTAAAATCAGGGAAGAATCTTAAAGAATTCTTAATAAAAAATCGGCATGCGCCTTTATCTTTAGATGTCACTCCAGAGCCAAGTCCTTTTGCGGATTTGTATTTCACGATCAAGAGGGGAACTTTGGAGCTTTTGGATAAGAATCGCCAACGCGCTCCTGATCGTGGTCCCGTATTGGCTCCCGAAGATATTTCATCTTTAGAGACCCTTTTAGGGGCCGTGATGCCAAAATACCGCGCGCTTTTACATAAAAATAATTTTATCCCTGCAACAACAATTAGTTTGGCGCCATTTTTAGGACTTTTAGGGACAGTCTGGGGAATTCTGGTAGCATTTTCGCAAATTAGCTCTGGGAATGCAGGAAACTCTATGCTAATGGAGGGACTAGCGACAGCTCTAGGCACAACGATTGCGGGGCTATTTGTTGCGATCCCTTCATTAATCATGTTTAACTATCTTAAAGCATACTCTTCCCAACTCATTTCAGAAATTGAGCAGACGGCGTACTTGCTATTAAATTCTATAGAAGTCAAATATCGGCAAAATAGTTTATGA
- a CDS encoding ExbD/TolR family protein, with protein sequence MKRSFAEDPEEDASVNLTPLIDIVFVILMTFMIAVPMVRLDSIALASGNAQKKLETEEHTATVIKVFANHTITLNDRTLSLNELASQLALVHKHHPEHIPLLLQDGETPFKLYQQVKTAIESAGFHELHVALQN encoded by the coding sequence ATGAAACGCAGTTTCGCTGAAGATCCCGAGGAAGATGCCTCGGTAAACCTCACTCCATTAATCGATATTGTCTTTGTCATCTTGATGACATTTATGATTGCTGTGCCTATGGTTAGATTGGATTCCATAGCCTTAGCTTCGGGAAATGCTCAGAAAAAACTCGAAACTGAAGAGCATACTGCTACTGTGATTAAAGTCTTCGCAAACCATACGATAACGTTAAATGATCGTACGCTCTCCTTAAATGAGCTCGCCTCACAACTTGCCCTTGTGCATAAACACCACCCTGAACATATCCCCCTACTCCTTCAAGATGGAGAAACGCCGTTCAAACTCTACCAGCAAGTAAAAACAGCAATAGAATCCGCAGGGTTTCATGAGCTTCATGTCGCCCTACAAAATTAA
- a CDS encoding inclusion-associated protein: MHRYLRYLLFSLFLHTAILLGVCISPHQPKQSQSKVPFKEKFVAPLPSSTSPQTISTHISQPILQPQPPSQYKLAPKPKPKTQKIQHKPKAPPKPKVQTSPQKPSSFEQLHALAQLAETLSQRIEKTESSLETFSLCTPSQLTMSSSLEETQENELCEVFRKYLTLPSPGEVRIKITLSPSGSIEECIFLSPISPADKHILMQRIHSLPFQKFFSKYKLSKNISFHIKLLSNEI; the protein is encoded by the coding sequence ATGCACAGATATCTGCGTTATCTTCTCTTCTCCCTATTCCTGCATACTGCTATCCTCCTCGGGGTCTGTATTTCCCCTCATCAACCTAAACAATCCCAAAGCAAAGTCCCCTTTAAAGAAAAATTCGTCGCCCCCTTACCTTCTTCTACATCTCCACAGACTATCTCCACTCACATTTCCCAGCCTATTCTCCAACCACAACCCCCTTCGCAATACAAACTAGCCCCCAAACCAAAGCCAAAAACACAAAAAATCCAGCATAAACCAAAAGCTCCTCCAAAACCTAAGGTACAGACTTCCCCGCAAAAACCCTCTTCTTTTGAGCAACTCCATGCCTTAGCACAGCTTGCTGAGACGCTATCACAACGCATAGAGAAAACAGAATCCTCCCTGGAGACATTCTCATTGTGTACGCCATCCCAACTTACTATGAGCTCTTCCCTCGAAGAAACTCAAGAAAACGAATTGTGCGAGGTATTCCGTAAATACCTGACTCTCCCCTCTCCTGGAGAAGTGCGCATCAAAATTACTCTTTCCCCCTCAGGAAGTATTGAAGAATGTATCTTCCTCTCCCCTATAAGCCCTGCAGATAAACACATCCTCATGCAAAGAATCCACTCGCTTCCTTTTCAAAAGTTTTTCTCAAAATACAAACTCTCGAAAAATATCTCTTTTCATATTAAACTCCTCAGTAACGAGATCTAG
- the tolB gene encoding Tol-Pal system protein TolB, giving the protein MLRRLCLGVFLCFSHLHAHDLEVVVATESALLPLKISYSVEDTKHQKYLRSLIDIFQSDLALGDRLLPQLVPSPPPSSELQLSLHLRYPTLSVILLRPKQSPQTLHSLTLSQDLSHDRQQIHQAADIVHHALTGIPGISSGRIIFSRSKGGKTQELKQGELWAVDYDGGNLVPLTKEASLSVTPKWADLSADSPYFYVSYKLGVPKIFLGSLKNTEGKKALSLTGNQLMPVYSPKKKLLAFIADTYGNPDLFIQAFSPYSGFLGRPRRLLNETFGTQGSPSFNPQGSQLVFVSNRDGRPRLYIMNLDPEPQSPRLLTKKYRNCSCPTWSPDGKKIAFCSVIKGTRQICVYDLTSGEGSQLTTSPQDKEGPSWAADSRHLVFSSGNAEESELYLLSLITKKTKKIVIGSGEKRFPSWGAFLHNK; this is encoded by the coding sequence ATGCTGCGAAGGCTATGTTTGGGAGTATTTCTATGCTTCTCTCATCTTCACGCCCATGATTTAGAAGTTGTCGTCGCTACAGAGTCTGCCCTCCTTCCTCTAAAGATTTCCTACAGTGTAGAAGATACTAAACACCAAAAATATCTCCGCTCCCTTATAGACATTTTCCAAAGCGATTTAGCCCTAGGAGATCGCCTGCTGCCACAACTTGTCCCCTCCCCACCGCCTTCTTCAGAATTACAACTCTCCTTGCATCTTCGCTATCCTACCCTCTCAGTAATCTTGCTCCGCCCCAAACAATCCCCTCAAACACTACATTCCCTGACCCTTTCTCAAGACCTTTCCCATGACCGACAGCAAATTCACCAAGCTGCAGATATTGTCCATCATGCCCTCACGGGAATTCCAGGGATTAGCTCTGGACGTATTATTTTTTCCCGAAGCAAAGGAGGGAAAACTCAAGAACTAAAGCAGGGAGAGCTCTGGGCAGTAGATTACGATGGAGGCAATCTTGTGCCACTTACTAAAGAAGCCTCCCTATCCGTTACACCAAAATGGGCTGACCTCTCTGCAGATTCTCCCTACTTTTATGTATCCTACAAACTAGGCGTGCCAAAGATCTTCTTAGGTTCCCTAAAGAACACAGAGGGGAAAAAAGCCCTTTCTCTCACGGGGAATCAGCTCATGCCGGTATATTCTCCAAAAAAGAAACTCCTCGCATTTATTGCAGATACCTATGGAAATCCAGATCTATTTATTCAGGCATTTTCTCCATATTCTGGATTTCTAGGGAGACCTCGGAGGCTTCTAAATGAAACCTTCGGGACGCAAGGCTCCCCTAGCTTTAATCCTCAAGGCTCTCAGCTTGTTTTTGTCTCAAATCGTGATGGGCGCCCTCGCCTTTACATCATGAACCTCGATCCCGAACCTCAATCACCTCGACTGCTGACAAAAAAATATCGAAATTGCAGTTGCCCAACATGGTCTCCTGATGGTAAAAAAATAGCCTTCTGTTCTGTCATCAAGGGGACACGGCAGATCTGTGTTTATGATCTAACTTCTGGAGAAGGCTCCCAGTTAACCACCTCCCCACAAGATAAAGAAGGACCTTCGTGGGCTGCAGATAGCCGCCATTTAGTCTTTAGTTCTGGGAATGCAGAAGAGTCAGAGCTGTACCTGTTAAGTCTGATTACTAAAAAAACTAAAAAAATTGTTATAGGATCAGGAGAAAAGCGTTTTCCTTCATGGGGAGCTTTCCTCCACAACAAATAA
- a CDS encoding OmpA family protein, with amino-acid sequence MKICSLLKLCVFLPVLMLSSCSRPYDYWEDTCRECHTKKKNCSFGFVPLYTDEELNQPFSLKAVDSQEEQNYKSASTPTFRNITFETDSYSIKGEENLSILTTLVHHMKKSPKVTLYIEGHTDERGAASYNLALGSRRANAVKNYLIKQGISAERLFTISYGKEHPRNPGHDELAWQQNRRTEFKIYAR; translated from the coding sequence ATGAAGATTTGTTCTCTACTTAAGTTGTGTGTATTTTTGCCTGTATTAATGCTCTCTTCATGTAGTCGGCCTTATGACTATTGGGAAGATACATGCCGAGAATGCCATACAAAAAAGAAGAACTGCTCCTTTGGATTTGTTCCTCTATATACTGATGAAGAGCTCAACCAGCCCTTCTCCTTAAAAGCTGTAGACTCTCAGGAAGAGCAAAATTATAAGAGTGCCTCTACACCAACATTTCGTAATATCACCTTTGAAACTGATAGCTACTCGATTAAAGGAGAAGAAAACCTGTCTATTTTAACTACTCTTGTCCACCACATGAAAAAGTCCCCAAAGGTTACGCTATATATTGAAGGACATACGGATGAGCGTGGGGCGGCATCGTATAATCTTGCTTTAGGCTCCCGTCGGGCAAATGCCGTGAAAAACTACCTTATCAAACAGGGAATTTCTGCAGAGCGTTTATTTACTATCTCCTATGGGAAAGAACACCCTCGCAACCCTGGTCATGATGAGCTCGCTTGGCAGCAAAACCGCAGAACAGAGTTTAAGATTTATGCGCGTTAA
- a CDS encoding LysM peptidoglycan-binding domain-containing protein has protein sequence MRVNFYAVLCYALFGAISASARTPSLQAVLAEVEDAAAKLHSHESELLLLTERLDEYDTRLHKLLSAKPEELSQKIQQLEKDQKVLAKTLATLTSSLKEMQNSLQSKLQDLQKDYKLLSQDLKFFRRSLQALVDGSTPGAFPDFSDPVPSHIYIVSPGDNLSSIAKKYKISVNELKKINKLNSDLIYTGQRLCLPMNTQ, from the coding sequence ATGCGCGTTAATTTTTATGCCGTGCTTTGCTACGCCTTATTTGGAGCCATAAGCGCCTCAGCAAGAACACCTTCATTGCAGGCTGTTCTCGCTGAAGTTGAGGATGCTGCAGCAAAACTTCACTCTCATGAATCTGAGCTTCTCTTACTTACAGAGCGCTTAGATGAATATGACACACGCTTGCATAAGCTACTTTCGGCAAAGCCTGAAGAGCTCTCACAAAAGATCCAACAATTGGAAAAAGACCAAAAGGTACTCGCAAAAACGCTAGCAACATTAACGAGCTCTCTAAAAGAAATGCAAAACTCCTTGCAGAGCAAGCTTCAAGACCTCCAAAAAGACTATAAACTCCTTTCTCAAGATCTGAAGTTTTTTCGTCGCTCCCTACAAGCTTTGGTTGACGGCTCCACTCCAGGAGCTTTCCCAGACTTCTCTGATCCCGTCCCCAGCCATATCTATATCGTCTCTCCCGGGGACAATTTAAGCTCCATAGCAAAAAAATATAAAATTTCAGTTAATGAATTAAAAAAAATTAATAAATTAAACTCCGACCTTATTTATACTGGCCAAAGGCTATGTTTACCAATGAACACGCAATAA
- a CDS encoding peroxiredoxin, translated as MSAFLIGKSAPDFVVQAVVDGEETTISLKDYLGKYVVLFFYPKDFTYVCPTELHAFQEALEAFQERGAVVLGCSVDDIETHKRWLNTEKRAGGVAGITYPLLSDVEKTMSADYGVLLPKEELSLRGVFLIDKEGIVRHLTINDLPLGRSIEEELRVLDALIFFEAHGLVCPANWRVGEKAMAPNEAGLQSYFETLD; from the coding sequence ATGTCAGCATTTTTAATTGGAAAATCTGCCCCTGATTTTGTTGTTCAAGCTGTTGTTGATGGCGAGGAAACCACAATTTCCCTGAAGGATTACTTAGGGAAATACGTTGTTCTTTTCTTTTATCCTAAAGATTTTACTTATGTATGTCCTACCGAGCTACACGCGTTTCAAGAGGCTTTGGAAGCTTTTCAGGAGCGTGGGGCTGTAGTTCTTGGCTGTTCCGTAGATGATATAGAGACCCACAAACGCTGGTTGAATACAGAAAAGCGAGCAGGAGGGGTCGCAGGAATTACCTATCCTTTACTGTCTGATGTGGAGAAGACCATGTCTGCAGATTATGGTGTGTTGCTCCCTAAAGAGGAGTTATCATTACGTGGGGTATTCTTAATAGATAAGGAAGGAATTGTTCGTCATTTAACTATAAATGATCTTCCGCTTGGGCGTTCTATAGAAGAAGAGCTTCGTGTTTTGGATGCATTAATTTTCTTTGAGGCTCATGGTCTTGTCTGTCCTGCAAACTGGCGTGTAGGAGAAAAAGCTATGGCTCCTAATGAAGCAGGGTTGCAGAGCTATTTTGAAACTTTGGATTAA